CGGGGTGTTGTGGCTTGGTAGTCTGTCCATTTGCTTGATTAGTACGATTACTGTACTCGCTCGTGGAGCCTGCCTCGCCTGGACCATGAACACGTTTCTGCAACAGCTTGGACACGAGATCGTGGACGTCGATGAAGGTCAGCGGATTTGAGCATAGCTTGTAACCGGTACTTAATTAGTGACAGGTAAGTGTAGAGACCTTTGACGTTTTCTCACAGAATGCACCATCACGAGACCTAGGCATGGTGGATGCCAAAGCCGAGGTTCTTGAGTTGACCATCGCTGGGCGAGACTTCGAGATAGCCCAGTCTCCTGGCGTCCTGCAATCTACACGCGGTGGTGGCACAACAGGAGCCGCAGTCTGGGAGACCTCAGTCAGGTTGGCACAGTGGCTGGCATGGCCGCCGAATCCTTTGTTCAAGCAGGATATCCTGAACAGCAACTCGAATGCATTGGAGCTCGGCGCTGGCATATCTGGACTCGTCCCTCTGATTTTGGCCTCGCGGATCGAAAAATTCTATGCCACAGATCAGTCATATGTGCTCAAGGCACTGAACGGAAACATACTTGCCAACACCAGGGACAGCAAGAACCGGGGTAAGAAGAGTTCGAAGGCGGATCCACAAGGCGGCATTAGTACGTTTGCCCTGGACTGGGAGAACGATGACATTGCCAGCGTACTCACTGCAAATGGCGTTGAGCTCGGCACCGATCTGCTGCTAGCCGTCGATTGCATATACAACTACGCACTCATCGAGCCCTTGGTACAGACGTGTACCGATATATGCAAGATGCGCTCTCGGGACGATGGCGACGATTGCAGAGGAATCTCAACCATCTGCATTCTCGCCCAGCAGATACGACAACCAGACGTGTTCGAACAGTGGCTTCGAAACTTCCGCCAGCACTTCCGGGTCTGGCGTATACCAGATGATCTGCTTTCCGATGGTCTCAAGGAGAACAGCGGCTTCGTTGTACATGTCGGCGTGCTGCGAAGTAATGCGTGACATGGTGTCCAATGGCACTGTGTTTCTGGTTGCACAAGCTCACAGCAC
Above is a genomic segment from Fulvia fulva chromosome 3, complete sequence containing:
- a CDS encoding Diaminohydroxyphosphoribosylamino-pyrimidine deaminase gives rise to the protein MNTFLQQLGHEIVDVDEETFDVFSQNAPSRDLGMVDAKAEVLELTIAGRDFEIAQSPGVLQSTRGGGTTGAAVWETSVRLAQWLAWPPNPLFKQDILNSNSNALELGAGISGLVPLILASRIEKFYATDQSYVLKALNGNILANTRDSKNRGKKSSKADPQGGISTFALDWENDDIASVLTANGVELGTDLLLAVDCIYNYALIEPLVQTCTDICKMRSRDDGDDCRGISTICILAQQIRQPDVFEQWLRNFRQHFRVWRIPDDLLSDGLKENSGFVVHVGVLRSNA